From the genome of Caretta caretta isolate rCarCar2 chromosome 28, rCarCar1.hap1, whole genome shotgun sequence:
GCCCCGGCCGGCCCGCCCCGACGCCCCCGCCCCAGCGACCCCGCCCCGGCCGGCCCACGCCTGCCCGCCCCAGCGACCGGGCCCGCGCCTGCCCGGCCGGCCCgcgcctgcccgcccgccccgacGCCCCCGCCCCAGCGACCCCGCCCCGGCCGGCCCACGCCTGCCCGCCCCAGCGACCCCGCCCCacgcctgcccgcccgccccgacGCCCCCGCCCCGGCCGGCCGGCCCGCCCCGGTCGGCCCgcgcctgcccgcccgccccgacgcccccgccccggccggcccgcgcctgcccgcccgccccgacGCCCCCGCCCCGGCCGGCCCGCGCCTGCCCACCCGCCCCGACGCCCCCGCCCCAGCGACCCCGCCCCGGCCGGCCCGCGCCTGCCCGCCCCAGCGACCCCGCCCCacgcctgcccgcccgccccgacgcccccggcccgcccgcccgcccgccccgcgcCTGCCTGCCCACCCCAACGCCCCCGCCCCGGCCGGCCCGCCCCGACGCCCCCGGCCCGCCCGCCCCGATGCCCCTGCCCCGCGCCCGCCCGCTCCGacgcccctgccccgcccgccCCGACGCCCCCGCCCCAGCGACCCCGGCCGGCCCGCGCCTGCCCGCCCCAGCGACCCCGCCCCACGCCTGCCCGCCCGCCCTGACGCCCCCGCCCCGGCCggcctgcccgcccgccccgcgcctgcccgcccgccccgacgcccccgccccggcccgcccgcccgccccgcgcctgcccgcccgccccgacGCCCCCGCCCCGGCCGGCCCGCCCCGACGCCcccggcccgcccgcccgccccgacgcccctgccccgcgcccgcccgcccgctccgacgcccccgccccgccctggcCCGCCTGCCCGCCCCGACGCCCCCGCCCCGACGCCCCCGCCCCAGCGACCCCGCCCcgacgcccccgccccgccctggcCCGCCCGCTCcgacgcccccgccccgccctggcCCGCCCGCCCCGACGCCCACGACCCGCGCCcaccctagaggggacaggccccgggcCCCATTACGTGCCCCCATTCCCCCGCCGTCCTTGCCCTTGGGCTGGGTGGGAGCCCACGCCCCCTAGAGGGCAAAGGGCCTGTTTCCCGGTGCCTGTTCTCACCACGAGGGGTTATTTCCctgctggctcctccccagcactcctCCACCCCAACGCCCACGACCTGCGCCCAGACGGCCCGCCCGCCCCGACACCGTGCCCCTGCACGACGCCCATAACGCCCATACCTCTGCAGCACACCTGCCCACACATACAGCATGCCCACCCATCCACCCCGACAGCACACACCTGCATGACACCCACAAGATACCCCCATGTAGCACACTCTGACAATGCACACCAATGCAGCACTCCCTTCCAGAGACACCCGCCCACCCTGACAACACACAGCCCTATGGTGCTCGTGAGGTCCGCCCATACCACATGCCTGCCTGCTCACCCAAGGGTGTACACCCCTGTGACATACACCTGTACGACATGTCTGCCCCGATGACACATGCCTTTATGACACCCGCGCCTCCGATGTACACCCGTACAACACGCCGACCCTGATGACACACAGCCGCATGATCCCTGTGACGTACCCCCATACGACGACCATGCCTGCAACACACACCTGCCCTTACAACGTCCATGCCTACAGTACATCCCCGTACCATATGCCCATCCTGACAATGGCTGCCTGCCCCAACGACGCACACCCATCCATGTGACGCACCACCCGTACAACGTGCACAGCTGCCCCGGCAACACCTGCCTGCCATTACCACGCACACCCCTGGGACACACATACCGATCTCCCAGCACGCTCACCACCTAACCCGGTGCACAGGATCCTCCAAGGCCACCCCTCGCACAGCAGGGCCTTCCATCTCTCTCACACATCAggcctctcccagcccccagcgTGTGCACCTGGACGCACGCTCACCGCGCACACACGGTCGCTTTCCAGAGGtgagaggaggggtgtggggagcGCTGGCTGCAGGGATCCGGTAGGGGTTGTGGCTGCAGGGAGGTGGGCAGCCACAATgtggatcaggactcctgggttctctccccggctctaggaggggtgtgggggctggtgggttagagcaggggagggctgggagtcagggtggCATCCTTtcccctgcctctgctctgcccccccgATTctaccccagcctgccccccccgcaGGGCTGCTCTCACCGCCCCCTGTCTTCCAGGACAACAACGTCCTCGCCTCGCTGCCCCTGCAGTACAGCCAGCAGCAGTATCAGCGCCAGGACCTGGAGTGAGTCAGCCAGGGCCTGTGGGGCGGACGGGTCTGGGTCTGCAGGGGGACGAGGGGCacctgggatggcagggggacaggggggaggaggatgggccCGGCAGGGCATGGAGGGAGGAGGATGGGACTGCAGAGGGGGTGGAAGTGGGCTcagagaggtgggggaggcaTGAGATTGCAGGGGGCTGGGCCCGTGGGGAGACCGGGGCAGGCAGAAGGGGCCTGGGAGTGAgggaaggcaggagggggggggggcgggctggcccaggcagaaggggcctgggagcgagggaaggcaggagggggggggggggctggccaaGGCAGAAGGGGCCTGGGAGCGAGGGAAGGCAGGACCTGGGGGGCGGGCTGGCCCAGGCAGAAGGGGCCTGGGAGCAAGGGAAGGCAGGACCCGGGGGGACAGGCTGGCCCAGGCAGAAGGGGCCTGGGAGCGAGGGAAGGCAGGAcccggggggggcgggctggCCCAGGCAGAAGGGGCCTGGGAGTGAGGGAAGGCAGGacctggggggcaggctggcccAGGCAGAAGGGGTCTGGGAGCGAGGGAAGGCAGGACCCGGGGGGCGGGCTGGCCCAGGCAGAAGGGGCCTGGGAGTGAGGGAAGGCAGGACCCGGGGGGCGGGCTGGCCCGGCCTGGGAGCGAGGGAAGGCAGGacctggggggcaggctggcccAGGCAGAAGGGGCCTGGGAGCAAGGGAAGGCAGGACCCGGGGGGACAGGCTGGCCCAGGCAGAAGGGGCCTGGGAGCAAGGGAAGGCAGGACCCGGGGGGACAGGCTGGCCCAGGCAGAAGGGGCCTGGGAGTGAGGGAAGGCAGGACCCGGGGGGGCGGGCTGGCCCAGGCAGAAGGGGCCTGGAAGCGAGGGAAGGCAGGACCCGGGGGGCGGGCTGGCCCAGGCAGAAGGGGCCTGGGAGTGAGGGAAGGCAGGACCCGGGGGGCGGGCTGGCCCGGCCTGGGAGCGAGGGAAGGCAGGacctggggggcaggctggcccAGGCAGAAGGGGCCTGGGAGCGAGGGAAGGCAGGACCCGGGGGGACAGGCTGGCCCAGGCAGAAGGGGCCTGGGAGCGAGGGAAGGCAGGACCCGGGGGGACAGGCTGGCCCAGGCAGAAGGGGCCTGGGAGCGAGGGAAGGCAGGACCCGGGGGGCGGGCTGGCCCAGGCAGAAGGGGCCTGGGAGCGAGGGAAGGCAGGACCCGGGGGGCGGGCTGGCCCAGGCAGAAGGGGCCTGGGAGTGAGGGAAGGCAGGACCCGGGGGGCGGGCTGGCCCAGGCAGAAGGGGCCTGGGAGCGAGGGAAGGCAGGACCCGGGGGGCGGGCTGGCCCAGGCAGAAGGGGCCTGGGAGTGAGGGAAGGCAGGACCCGGGGGGCGGGCTGGCCCGGCCTGGGAGCGAGGGAAGGCAGGacctggggggcaggctggcccAGGCAGAAGGGGCCTGGGAGCGAGGGAAGGCAGGACCCGGGGGGCAGGCTGGCCCAGGCAGAAGGGGCCTGGGAGCGAGGGAAGGCAGGacctggggggcaggctggcccAGGCAGAAGGGGCCTGGGAGCGAGGGAAGGCAGGACCCGGGGGGCGGGCTGGCCCAGCCTGGGCCCGTGTAACCCTGTGTCTCCCGTCCGGCTGTCGGCGCTGACCCCAGGCTGGTGGTGGCCCTGTCAGTGACGCTGGGCTTGTTCGCCGTGGAGCTGGCCGGCTTCCTCTCCGGGGTGTCCATGTTCAACAACACGCAGAGTCTGCTCTGTATCCTTCcgccctgctgggggggggaatGAACTCTCCCCCTCATCCCCCGTGCGGGGTTACAGCATCCCCCGGGACctgcctgcttccccccccccccggcacaacGACTGTCGTCCCCAGGGGGCGCCACCACTGATCTgcacttgctggctcaggggcaggggaatggggcgCGGGGCCTGGCCCCTGtagggggcgccagctcccatccaggcccagggcggggactggctggctcgggggggcggggaatgggaagGAGGGGGTGTCACTCAGCTGACCCCAAAGATCACCCTGGTTAGCACTGTTGGCATCCACAGCGGAGAGACCAGGGCCTGGATGGGTCCGGGAGAGAGGGGACTggcagcccccgccctgccccagcgGCATCCGCCCCCACATCGGTCCCCGTTGTTGGTCCCTgactctgctccccccccccagccattgGGGCCCACGCTGCCGCTGCCGTggccctcctcttcttcctcttcgaCCAGTGGGACAGCAGCCTCTACTGGTGGATCTTTGCCTTCTGCAGGTCAGTGGCGCCCCCTGCAGGAGCCGcagccccttccctctgcccagcGTCAGAGACTGGCGGGAGCACAGCACTCCAGGAACCGGCGCCCCCTGGGGGGAcaggccccattccctgccccctgaaccagccgtccctgccctggggccagacagGAGCCGACACCCCCttgaggggacaggcccctgccccattccccgccccctgaaccagccgtccctgccctggggccggacggGAGCCCACGCCcccgagaggggacaggccccgtgccccattccccgccccctgaaccagccgtccctgccctggggccggacggGAGCCCACGCCcccgagaggggacaggccccgtgccccattccccgccccctgaaccagccgtccctgccctggggccagacagGAGCCGACACCCCCttgaggggacaggcccctgccccattccccgccccctgaaccagccgtccctgccctggggccagacagGAGCCGACACCCCCttgaggggacaggcccctgccccattccccgccccctgaaccagccgtccctgccctggggccagacagGAGCCGACACCCCCttgaggggacaggcccctgccccattccccgccccctgaaccagccgtccctgccctggggccggacggGAGCCCACGCCCCCTGGGGGGACAGGCCCCTGctccattccccgccccctgaaccagccgtccctgccctggggccggacaGGAGCCGACACCCCCttgaggggacaggcccctgccccattccccgccccctgaaccagccgtccctgccctggggccggacggGAGCCCACGCCcccgagaggggacaggccccgtgccccattccccgccccctgaaccagccgtccctgccctggggccagacagGAGCCGACACCCCCttgaggggacaggcccctgccccattccccgccccctgaaccagccgtccctgccctggggccagacagGAGCCGACACCCCCttgaggggacaggcccctgccccattccccgccccctgaaccagccgtccctgccctggggccagacagGAGCCGACACCCCCttgaggggacaggcccctgccccattccccgccccctgaaccagccgtccctgccctggggccggacggGAGCCCACGCCcccgagaggggacaggccccgtgccccattccccgccccctgaaccagccgtccctgccctggggccagacagGAGCCGACACCCCCttgaggggacaggcccctgccccattccccgccccctgaaccagccgtccctgccctggggccggacggGAGCCCACGCCCCCTggggggacaggcccctgccccattccccgccccctgaaccagccgtccctgccctggggccagacagGAGCCGACACCCCCttgaggggacaggcccctgccccattccccgccccctgaaccagccgtccctgccctggggccagacagGAGCCGACACCCCCttgaggggacaggcccctgccccattccccgccccctgaaccagccgtccctgccctggggccggacggGAGCCCACGCCCCCTggggggacaggcccctgccccattccccgccccctgaaccagccgtccctgccctggggccggacaGGAGCCGACACCCCCttgaggggacaggcccctgccccattccccgccccctgaaccagccgtccctgccctggggccggacggGAGCCCACGCCcccgagaggggacaggccccgtgccccattccccgccccctgaaccagccgtccctgccctggggccagacagGAGCCGACACCCCCttgaggggacaggcccctgccccattccccgccccctgaaccagccgtccctgccctggggccggacggGAGCCCACGCCCCCTggggggacaggcccctgccccattccccgccccctgaaccagccgtccctgccctggggccagacagGAGCCGACACCCCCttgaggggacaggcccctgccccattccccgccccctgaaccagccgtccctgccctggggccggacggGAGCCCACGCCcccgagaggggacaggccccgtgccccattccccgccccctgaaccagccgtccctgccctggggccagacagGAGCCGACACCCCCttgaggggacaggcccctgccccattccccgtcccctgaACCAgccgtccctgccctggggccagacagGAGCCGACACCCCCttgaggggacaggcccctgccccattccccgccccctgaaccagccgtccctgccctggggccggacggGAGCCCACGCCCctgagaggggacaggccccgtgccccattccccgccccctgaaccagccgtccctgccctggggccggacaGGAGCCCACGCCTCCTAGAGGGCAAAGGGCCTGTCTCCCGGTGCCTGTTCTCACCAAGATGGGTTATTTCCCTgacggctcctccccagcactggccGCTCACTGCAGTGCCTCCATCTGCCTCTCCTTCTTCATcttggagcgctgggagagcgccACCTACTGGTACATCCTGGCCTTCTGCAGGTAGATGCCCcgagggggagggctggggtgggCCCCTCGGGAACGTCCTGCCCACGGCAGAGCCCCTGGCACTGACCCCGCCTGCCCTTGTGCCCCCAGCGCCCTGCCCGCGGCCT
Proteins encoded in this window:
- the LOC125628640 gene encoding transmembrane protein 107 isoform X5, with protein sequence MALVSGLVPARFLTLTAHLVLVISLFCSRDNNVLASLPLQYSQQQYQRQDLELVVALSVTLGLFAVELAGFLSGVSMFNNTQSLLSLAAHCSASICLSFFILERWESATYWYILAFCSALPAAFEILLFVSVFGFKRKPL